In one Pseudomonas tensinigenes genomic region, the following are encoded:
- a CDS encoding NAD(P)-dependent oxidoreductase produces MMSTLPSLGFAGIGLMGLPMCRRLLAAGYPLTVWNRNPAKCAPLVEAGARQVATAAELCEYADVVMLCLADTAVVREVVFGAGGIAEGAKSGHLLVDFSSLEPTATREMAATLAEKTGMAWLDSPVSGGVVGAEAGSLAIMVGGEAADLQRVRAVLLNLGQRVTHMGGIGAGQVTKACNQMIVACNALVIAEVVALAEQAGVDASLIAEALAGGFADSKPLQILAPQMAESRFEPIKWHVRTLLKDLDTAVKFSREQGSATPISGLAAQLMRLHGAQGFLAQDPATLVQMYRAPESTD; encoded by the coding sequence ATGATGTCAACGCTACCTTCGTTGGGGTTCGCCGGAATCGGTCTGATGGGCCTGCCTATGTGCCGCCGTTTGTTGGCCGCGGGTTACCCGCTGACCGTGTGGAATCGCAACCCGGCCAAGTGCGCGCCACTGGTCGAGGCCGGTGCCCGGCAGGTGGCGACCGCTGCTGAATTGTGCGAATACGCCGACGTGGTGATGTTGTGTCTGGCCGATACGGCGGTGGTTCGCGAGGTGGTGTTTGGCGCGGGCGGTATCGCCGAAGGCGCGAAAAGCGGCCATTTGCTGGTGGATTTTTCCAGCCTTGAACCGACGGCCACTCGCGAAATGGCGGCGACGCTTGCGGAGAAAACCGGCATGGCCTGGCTGGACTCACCGGTGTCCGGCGGCGTGGTCGGTGCCGAGGCGGGCAGTCTGGCGATCATGGTCGGCGGCGAAGCGGCAGATCTTCAGCGTGTACGTGCGGTGCTGCTCAACCTCGGTCAACGCGTCACGCACATGGGCGGCATCGGCGCGGGGCAGGTGACCAAGGCCTGCAACCAGATGATTGTCGCCTGCAACGCGCTGGTGATTGCCGAAGTGGTGGCGCTGGCGGAGCAGGCCGGGGTCGATGCGAGCCTGATCGCCGAGGCGCTGGCCGGCGGTTTTGCCGATTCGAAACCGTTGCAGATCCTCGCCCCGCAAATGGCCGAAAGCCGTTTCGAACCGATCAAATGGCACGTGCGCACACTGCTGAAGGATCTCGACACCGCCGTCAAATTCTCCCGCGAACAGGGTTCGGCGACGCCGATCAGCGGATTGGCCGCACAACTGATGCGCCTGCATGGGGCGCAGGGCTTTTTGGCGCAGGATCCAGCGACACTGGTGCAAATGTACCGCGCGCCAGAATCAACGGATTGA
- a CDS encoding YkgJ family cysteine cluster protein: MSEVSPCLNCGACCSHFRVSFFWGECSSSGGTVPDELVTQISPSRVAMNGTDCKSPRCTALVGEVGSEVKCSIYELRSSPCREFESSWENGEQNVDCDKARARFGLPPLQPDWAQIPFEQIA, translated from the coding sequence ATGTCTGAAGTCAGTCCGTGTCTGAATTGCGGTGCCTGCTGTTCCCATTTTCGCGTGTCTTTCTTTTGGGGTGAGTGCTCATCTTCCGGCGGCACGGTGCCTGATGAACTGGTCACGCAGATCAGTCCCAGCCGGGTGGCGATGAACGGCACCGACTGCAAATCGCCGCGCTGCACGGCGTTGGTCGGCGAAGTCGGCAGCGAGGTGAAGTGCTCGATTTATGAATTGCGCTCCAGCCCCTGCCGTGAATTCGAATCGTCATGGGAAAACGGCGAACAGAATGTCGATTGCGATAAGGCCCGCGCGCGTTTCGGCTTGCCGCCGCTGCAACCGGACTGGGCGCAAATCCCTTTCGAGCAGATCGCTTGA
- the ccoM gene encoding cytochrome c oxidase subunit CcoM → MFFDNVVFAGVLTVGLMVLFFAGFGFFIWKDANKRKK, encoded by the coding sequence ATGTTTTTCGATAACGTGGTGTTTGCCGGGGTCCTGACTGTAGGGCTGATGGTTCTGTTTTTTGCAGGGTTTGGATTTTTTATCTGGAAGGATGCGAATAAGCGCAAGAAGTGA
- a CDS encoding spinster family MFS transporter yields the protein MQNSTQAANAWRILFLLFLANLFNFFDRTIPAIIIEPIRMEWHLSDFQLGIVGTAFTIVYAIAGLPLGRMADTGSRSKLMGWGLATWSALTAVNGLVGSFWSFLIVRMGIGIGEASYAPAANSLIGDLFPAHRRARAMGIFMLGLPLGLLLAFFTIGWMVKAFDSWRAPFFIAAVPGLLLAIFMFFIKEPKRGAAETVQVSQEKVDKPIRRILAVPTFLWLVMAGLCFNFATYACNSFLVPMLQRYFLMPLQEAAVATGIIVGVTGLVGLTLGGWIADKIHQRVANGRLLFAAFSLIISTLCTAWALHSGRIEIGVFVAVFSVGWLFAYNFYTCVYTAIQDVVEPRLRATAMALFFAGLYLLGGGLGPVVVGGLSDHFAHTAMAAAGAEQMTEAFKAVGLHDAMYLIPVALFLTMVFLFLAARCFVRDAQRMKEGLVAVVEPEVAAATA from the coding sequence ATGCAGAACTCGACCCAAGCGGCGAATGCCTGGCGCATTCTGTTCCTGCTGTTCCTCGCCAACCTGTTCAACTTCTTCGACCGCACCATTCCGGCGATCATCATCGAACCAATCCGTATGGAATGGCACCTCAGTGACTTTCAACTGGGTATCGTCGGTACCGCATTCACCATCGTTTATGCCATTGCCGGCCTGCCCTTGGGGCGCATGGCCGATACCGGTTCGCGCAGTAAACTGATGGGCTGGGGCCTGGCAACGTGGAGTGCGCTGACGGCGGTCAACGGTCTGGTCGGCAGTTTCTGGAGCTTCCTGATCGTGCGCATGGGCATCGGCATCGGCGAAGCCAGTTATGCGCCGGCGGCCAACTCATTGATCGGTGACTTGTTTCCGGCGCATCGTCGGGCGCGGGCGATGGGCATTTTCATGCTCGGTCTGCCGCTGGGCCTGTTGCTGGCTTTCTTCACCATCGGCTGGATGGTCAAGGCTTTCGACAGCTGGCGTGCGCCGTTCTTTATTGCAGCGGTGCCGGGTCTGCTTCTGGCGATTTTCATGTTCTTTATCAAAGAGCCGAAGCGCGGGGCGGCGGAAACCGTTCAGGTTTCGCAAGAGAAAGTCGACAAGCCGATCCGCCGGATTCTGGCGGTGCCGACTTTTCTTTGGCTGGTGATGGCCGGGTTGTGTTTCAACTTCGCGACGTACGCCTGCAACTCGTTTCTGGTGCCGATGCTGCAACGCTATTTCCTCATGCCGTTGCAGGAAGCGGCGGTGGCGACCGGGATCATTGTTGGTGTGACCGGGCTGGTCGGCTTGACCCTGGGTGGCTGGATTGCTGACAAGATTCACCAGCGCGTGGCCAACGGGCGGTTGTTGTTCGCCGCGTTCAGTCTGATTATTTCGACGTTGTGCACGGCGTGGGCGTTGCATTCGGGGCGGATCGAGATTGGTGTGTTTGTCGCGGTGTTCAGTGTTGGTTGGCTGTTTGCCTACAACTTCTACACCTGCGTTTACACGGCGATTCAGGATGTGGTCGAACCACGTTTGCGGGCGACGGCGATGGCGTTGTTCTTTGCCGGGTTGTATCTGCTCGGCGGTGGCTTGGGGCCGGTGGTGGTGGGGGGCTTGTCGGATCATTTTGCGCATACCGCGATGGCGGCGGCGGGGGCTGAGCAGATGACCGAGGCGTTCAAGGCAGTCGGGCTGCATGATGCGATGTACCTGATTCCGGTGGCGCTGTTTTTGACCATGGTCTTTCTGTTTCTGGCGGCGCGGTGTTTTGTGCGCGATGCGCAGCGGATGAAGGAGGGGTTGGTTGCGGTGGTTGAGCCAGAGGTTGCTGCGGCGACGGCATGA
- a CDS encoding DUF2288 domain-containing protein produces the protein MNQEPSTLYAKLLGETASITWKELEPFFAKGALLWVDPALDLIAAAEAVASDDGEKVAAWLAEDKLAKLSETRALDLFERDPEMWAVVVRPWILVQERAVPADVAP, from the coding sequence ATGAATCAAGAACCTAGCACCCTCTATGCCAAGCTGCTTGGTGAAACCGCATCTATTACCTGGAAAGAGTTGGAGCCGTTCTTTGCCAAGGGTGCCCTATTGTGGGTCGACCCTGCGCTCGATTTGATCGCTGCTGCCGAGGCTGTGGCGTCCGATGATGGCGAGAAAGTGGCTGCCTGGCTGGCCGAAGACAAACTCGCCAAGCTCTCTGAAACGCGGGCGCTGGATCTTTTTGAACGCGATCCCGAGATGTGGGCAGTGGTAGTTCGTCCGTGGATTCTGGTCCAGGAAAGGGCAGTTCCTGCTGACGTCGCACCTTGA
- a CDS encoding putative bifunctional diguanylate cyclase/phosphodiesterase — translation MEWLGLQFVTELPESGQVILDCSHNPFLVMVAYLVACAASFATLDMAERVVNAEDPGSRRIWRWIGATCLAGGIWAMHFIGMLAFQTPIDIQYDLGITLFSLLIALLASWLAMQTLSEAQPSALHCLKTAFVIGLGIAGMHYVGMAAMKSSATAYYQPGLFALSVAIAIGASFAALWVARYLSEGSGVAHQLLKYSAALILGAGIISMHFTGMAALDLVLPEGGLTASGGDNGHLQLGLTVALIILLILGSAISAALADKKLQNKEEDLRRVNALLSQLDQARMSLQQAANYDALTNLINRRGFNQIFAEKLCQKAAEGGMLAVMFLDIDHFKRINDSLGHDAGDELLKVIAQHIKGSVRSHEDVVARFGGDEFCILINLRDREEARNMAQRIMLKMKEPIELAGRRMVMTTSIGISLFPEDGSTCEELLKHADLALYQSKGAGRNGLHFFSSNLKTRASFELQLEEELRHALREENGLTLYYQPIFELKTGRVTKLEALIRWQHPLHGLLTPDRFITIAENNGLIAELDNWVLRRACKDLGELSRHGCEELKIAWNCSPLNLTRDELANEIEQALRSAGVAPERLELEVTENALMGNIANTLVLLRQIRALGVSLSIDDFGTGYSSLAYLKRLPLNTLKIDRSFILDIPTATADMEIVQAIIVMAHTLHLQVVTEGVESLEQYEFLERSGCDFIQGYLLSRPVPLDELRPVLEEINQRKHSHAVNPLILARGTFAPVSLDPAPKSPAPHAGASVVRPIR, via the coding sequence ATGGAGTGGCTTGGTTTGCAGTTTGTTACCGAGCTGCCGGAGAGCGGGCAGGTCATTCTCGATTGCAGTCACAACCCTTTCCTGGTGATGGTTGCGTACCTGGTCGCCTGCGCAGCCAGTTTCGCCACTCTGGATATGGCCGAGCGCGTTGTAAATGCCGAAGATCCGGGGTCGCGACGGATCTGGCGCTGGATCGGCGCGACCTGCCTTGCAGGCGGCATCTGGGCCATGCATTTCATCGGCATGCTGGCTTTCCAGACACCGATCGACATTCAGTACGACCTTGGCATCACCCTTTTCTCGTTGCTGATCGCCCTGCTCGCCTCTTGGCTGGCCATGCAAACCCTTAGCGAAGCGCAGCCGAGTGCATTGCATTGCTTGAAAACCGCGTTTGTCATCGGCCTGGGCATCGCCGGCATGCATTACGTTGGCATGGCGGCGATGAAGTCGAGCGCCACCGCCTACTATCAGCCAGGACTGTTCGCGCTGTCTGTGGCGATCGCCATCGGCGCCAGTTTCGCAGCGCTGTGGGTGGCCCGCTATCTCAGCGAAGGCAGCGGCGTCGCGCATCAGTTGCTCAAGTACAGCGCTGCGCTGATTCTCGGCGCCGGCATCATCAGCATGCATTTCACCGGCATGGCTGCGCTGGATCTGGTTCTTCCCGAGGGAGGCCTGACAGCGAGCGGCGGCGATAACGGGCATCTGCAACTGGGCCTGACCGTGGCGCTGATCATCCTGCTGATCCTTGGCAGTGCGATCAGTGCGGCGCTGGCCGATAAAAAACTGCAGAACAAGGAAGAAGACCTGCGCCGCGTCAACGCCCTGCTCAGCCAGCTCGATCAGGCGCGCATGTCGCTGCAACAAGCGGCCAACTACGACGCCCTGACCAACCTGATCAACCGCCGCGGGTTCAACCAGATCTTCGCCGAGAAACTCTGCCAGAAAGCCGCCGAGGGCGGCATGCTCGCGGTGATGTTTCTCGACATCGACCACTTCAAGCGGATCAACGACAGCCTCGGTCACGACGCTGGTGACGAACTGCTCAAGGTGATCGCCCAGCACATCAAAGGCTCGGTGCGCAGCCATGAAGACGTGGTCGCGCGTTTCGGCGGCGACGAGTTCTGCATCCTCATCAACCTGCGTGACCGCGAAGAAGCCCGCAATATGGCGCAGCGCATCATGCTCAAGATGAAAGAGCCGATCGAACTGGCCGGACGTCGCATGGTGATGACCACCAGCATCGGCATCAGTCTGTTTCCGGAGGACGGCAGCACCTGCGAGGAGCTGCTCAAACACGCCGATCTGGCGCTGTATCAATCCAAAGGCGCGGGGCGCAACGGCCTGCACTTTTTCAGTTCCAACCTCAAGACCCGCGCCAGCTTCGAGCTGCAACTGGAAGAAGAACTGCGCCATGCCCTGCGCGAAGAAAACGGTCTGACGCTCTATTACCAACCGATTTTTGAACTGAAAACCGGCCGTGTCACCAAGCTCGAAGCGCTGATCCGCTGGCAACATCCGCTGCACGGTTTGCTGACCCCGGATCGCTTTATCACCATCGCCGAAAACAATGGCCTGATCGCCGAACTGGACAACTGGGTGCTGCGCCGCGCCTGCAAGGATCTGGGCGAATTGTCGCGGCATGGCTGCGAAGAACTGAAAATCGCCTGGAACTGCTCGCCACTCAACCTCACCCGAGATGAACTGGCCAACGAAATCGAACAGGCATTGCGCAGCGCCGGGGTGGCGCCGGAACGGCTGGAACTGGAAGTCACCGAAAATGCGCTGATGGGCAACATTGCCAACACCCTGGTGCTGCTGCGACAGATTCGTGCGCTCGGTGTGTCGCTGTCGATCGACGACTTCGGCACCGGCTACTCGTCGCTGGCCTACCTCAAGCGCCTGCCGCTCAACACCCTGAAGATCGACCGCTCGTTCATCCTCGACATTCCCACGGCAACCGCCGACATGGAGATCGTCCAAGCGATCATCGTCATGGCCCACACCCTGCATTTGCAGGTGGTGACCGAAGGCGTGGAAAGCCTGGAGCAGTACGAATTCCTCGAACGCTCGGGCTGCGATTTCATTCAGGGTTACCTGCTCAGCCGTCCGGTGCCGCTGGACGAATTGCGTCCGGTGCTGGAAGAAATCAATCAGCGCAAACATTCACACGCGGTCAATCCGTTGATTCTGGCGCGCGGTACATTTGCACCAGTGTCGCTGGATCCTGCGCCAAAAAGCCCTGCGCCCCATGCAGGCGCATCAGTTGTGCGGCCAATCCGCTGA
- the rapA gene encoding RNA polymerase-associated protein RapA, translating into MAQQYQPGQRWISDSEAELGLGTVLAQDGRLLTVLYPATGETRQYALRNAPLTRVRFSPGDSITHFEGWKMTVQQVDDVDGLMVYHGLNGQNEAVTLPETQLSNFIQFRLASDRLFAGQIDPLAWFSLRYNTLEHTSRQLQSSLWGLGGVRAQPIAHQLHIAREVADRIAPRVLLADEVGLGKTIEAGLVIHRQLLSGRANRVLILVPENLQHQWLVEMRRRFNLQVALFDEERFIESDAANPFEDTQLALVALEWLVDDEKAQDALFAAGWDLLVVDEAHHLVWHEEKASAEYSLVEQLAEVIPGVLLLTATPEQLGQDSHFARLRLLDPNRFHDLAAFRAESDNYRPVAEAVQELLDKGRLSAKAHKTIQGFLGNEGEALLTAVNDGDTEASARLVRELLDRHGTGRVLFRNTRAAVQGFPERKLHPYPLPCPDEYLELPLGEHAELYPEVSFQAQPDASEEERWWKFDPRVEWLIDQLKMLKRTKVLVICAHAETAMDLEDALRVRSGIPATVFHEGMNILERDRAAAYFADEEFGAQVLICSEIGSEGRNFQFAHHLVLFDLPSHPDLLEQRIGRLDRIGQKHIIELHVPYLETSPQERLFQWYHEALNAFLNTCPTGNALQHQFGPRLLPLLEEADDSEWQALIDEARSERERLEAELHTGRDRLLELNSGGAGEGEALVEDILEQDDQFALPIYMETLFDAFGIDSEDHSENALILKPSEKMLDASFPLGDDEGVTITYDRNQALSREDMQFITWEHPMVQGGMDLVLSGSMGNTAVALIKNKALKPGTVLLELLYVSEVVAPRSLQLGRYLPPAALRCLLDANGNDLSPRVSFETLNDQLESVPRASANKFIQAQRDQLTPRINAGEDKIAPRHAERVAEARRRLAADTDEELARLTALQAVNPTVRDSELVALREQREQGLAMLDKAALRLEAIRVLVAG; encoded by the coding sequence ATGGCGCAGCAGTATCAACCGGGGCAACGCTGGATCAGTGACAGCGAAGCAGAGCTTGGTTTAGGCACCGTTCTGGCACAGGACGGCCGCTTGTTGACCGTGCTTTACCCGGCCACTGGCGAAACCCGCCAGTACGCGCTACGGAATGCGCCCCTGACCCGCGTGCGATTCTCGCCGGGCGACAGCATCACCCACTTCGAAGGCTGGAAGATGACCGTGCAGCAAGTCGACGATGTCGACGGGCTGATGGTCTATCACGGTCTCAATGGGCAGAACGAAGCCGTCACCCTGCCGGAAACCCAGCTGTCGAACTTCATTCAGTTCCGTCTGGCCAGCGACCGTCTGTTCGCCGGGCAGATCGACCCGCTGGCGTGGTTCTCGCTGCGCTACAACACCCTCGAACACACCAGCCGCCAGTTGCAATCTTCGCTCTGGGGCCTGGGTGGCGTGCGTGCGCAACCGATCGCGCACCAATTGCACATCGCCCGTGAAGTTGCCGACCGCATTGCACCACGCGTACTGCTGGCGGACGAAGTGGGTCTGGGTAAAACCATCGAAGCCGGTCTGGTGATCCATCGCCAACTGCTCTCGGGCCGCGCCAACCGCGTGCTGATCCTCGTCCCGGAAAACCTCCAGCACCAATGGCTGGTGGAGATGCGCCGCCGCTTCAACCTGCAGGTTGCGCTGTTCGACGAAGAACGCTTCATCGAAAGCGATGCCGCCAACCCGTTCGAAGACACCCAACTGGCGCTGGTTGCACTGGAGTGGCTGGTCGACGACGAGAAGGCGCAAGACGCACTGTTCGCTGCCGGTTGGGATCTGTTGGTAGTCGACGAAGCGCACCACCTGGTCTGGCACGAAGAAAAGGCCAGCGCCGAATACTCGCTGGTCGAACAACTCGCCGAAGTCATCCCGGGCGTGCTGCTGCTCACCGCCACCCCGGAACAACTCGGCCAGGACAGCCACTTCGCCCGTCTGCGTCTGCTCGATCCAAACCGTTTCCATGACCTGGCCGCCTTCCGCGCCGAGAGCGACAACTATCGCCCGGTGGCCGAAGCCGTTCAGGAGCTGCTCGACAAGGGCCGTCTCTCGGCCAAAGCGCACAAAACCATTCAGGGTTTCCTCGGCAACGAAGGCGAAGCGCTGCTGACCGCGGTCAACGATGGCGACACCGAAGCCAGCGCGCGCCTCGTGCGTGAACTGCTTGATCGCCACGGCACTGGCCGCGTGCTGTTCCGTAACACCCGCGCCGCCGTGCAGGGCTTCCCGGAACGCAAACTGCACCCGTACCCGCTGCCATGCCCGGACGAATACCTCGAACTGCCGCTGGGCGAACACGCCGAGCTGTACCCGGAAGTCAGCTTCCAGGCGCAACCGGACGCCAGCGAAGAAGAGCGCTGGTGGAAATTCGACCCACGCGTCGAGTGGCTGATCGATCAGCTGAAAATGCTCAAGCGCACCAAAGTGCTGGTGATCTGCGCCCACGCCGAAACCGCGATGGACCTGGAAGATGCCCTGCGCGTGCGTTCCGGCATCCCGGCCACGGTGTTCCATGAAGGCATGAACATCCTTGAGCGTGACCGCGCCGCCGCGTACTTCGCCGACGAAGAGTTCGGCGCACAAGTGCTGATCTGCTCGGAAATCGGCAGTGAAGGTCGCAACTTCCAGTTCGCTCACCACCTGGTGCTGTTCGATCTGCCGTCGCACCCGGACCTGCTCGAGCAGCGAATCGGTCGTCTCGACCGGATCGGCCAGAAGCACATCATCGAACTGCACGTGCCGTACCTGGAAACCAGCCCGCAAGAGCGCCTGTTCCAGTGGTACCACGAAGCACTGAACGCGTTCCTCAACACCTGCCCGACCGGCAACGCCTTGCAGCATCAGTTCGGCCCGCGCCTGCTGCCGTTGCTCGAAGAAGCCGACGACAGCGAGTGGCAAGCGCTGATCGACGAAGCGCGCAGCGAGCGTGAGCGTCTGGAAGCCGAGCTGCACACCGGTCGTGACCGTCTGCTGGAACTCAACTCCGGCGGCGCCGGCGAAGGTGAAGCGCTGGTCGAGGACATCCTCGAGCAAGACGATCAGTTCGCCCTGCCGATCTACATGGAAACCCTGTTCGACGCGTTCGGCATCGACAGCGAAGACCATTCGGAAAACGCCCTGATCCTCAAGCCGAGCGAGAAGATGCTCGACGCCAGTTTCCCTCTGGGCGACGACGAAGGCGTGACCATCACCTACGACCGCAACCAGGCGCTGTCGCGCGAAGACATGCAGTTCATCACCTGGGAACACCCGATGGTGCAGGGCGGCATGGACCTGGTGCTGTCCGGTTCGATGGGCAACACCGCCGTCGCGCTGATCAAGAACAAGGCGTTGAAACCGGGCACCGTGCTGCTTGAGCTGCTGTATGTCAGCGAAGTGGTGGCGCCGCGTTCGCTGCAACTGGGCCGTTACCTGCCGCCAGCTGCTCTGCGCTGCCTGCTCGATGCCAATGGCAACGATCTGTCGCCACGCGTCTCGTTCGAAACGCTGAACGATCAACTGGAAAGCGTGCCACGCGCCAGCGCCAACAAGTTCATCCAGGCCCAGCGCGATCAGCTGACGCCACGGATCAACGCCGGTGAAGACAAGATCGCCCCGCGTCACGCCGAGCGCGTGGCCGAGGCCCGTCGCCGTCTGGCGGCCGACACCGACGAAGAACTGGCGCGCCTGACCGCGTTGCAAGCGGTCAACCCGACCGTGCGTGACAGCGAACTGGTGGCGTTGCGTGAACAACGTGAGCAGGGTCTGGCGATGCTGGATAAAGCGGCGTTGCGACTGGAAGCGATTCGGGTGTTGGTGGCGGGCTAA
- a CDS encoding branched-chain amino acid ABC transporter substrate-binding protein, giving the protein MTKATKQISKLFAAMVLAGVASHSFAADTIKIGIAGPKTGPVAQYGDMQFSGAKMAIEQINAKGGVDGKKLEAVEYDDACDPKQAVAVANKVVNDGVKFVVGHLCSSSTQPASDIYEDEGVIMITPAATSPDITARGYKMIFRTIGLDSAQGPAAGNYIADHVKPKIVGVLHDKQQYGEGIATAVKSTLEKKGTKVAVFEGVNAGDKDFSAIIAKLKQANVDFVYYGGYHPELGLILRQAQEKGLKAKFMGPEGVGNDSITQIAKDAAEGLLVTLPKSFDQDPANIALADAFKAKKEDPSGPFVFPSYSAVEVIAEGIKAAKSEDATKVAEAIHAGTFKTPTGDLSFDAKGDLKDFKFVVYEWHNGKPKTEVSPQ; this is encoded by the coding sequence ATGACTAAGGCTACTAAGCAGATTTCCAAACTGTTTGCCGCTATGGTTCTGGCCGGGGTTGCCAGCCATTCGTTCGCAGCTGACACCATCAAAATCGGTATCGCCGGTCCTAAAACCGGTCCAGTAGCCCAATACGGCGACATGCAGTTCAGTGGCGCGAAAATGGCCATCGAGCAGATCAACGCCAAGGGCGGCGTCGACGGCAAGAAGCTCGAAGCCGTTGAATACGACGATGCCTGCGATCCAAAACAAGCCGTAGCCGTAGCGAACAAGGTCGTCAACGACGGCGTCAAGTTCGTGGTCGGTCACCTGTGCTCCAGCTCCACTCAACCTGCTTCGGACATCTACGAAGACGAAGGCGTGATCATGATCACCCCGGCTGCTACCAGCCCGGACATCACCGCCCGTGGTTACAAAATGATCTTCCGTACTATCGGTCTCGACAGCGCCCAGGGCCCTGCCGCCGGTAACTACATTGCCGATCACGTCAAACCGAAAATCGTCGGCGTACTGCACGACAAACAGCAGTACGGTGAAGGCATCGCCACCGCGGTGAAATCGACTCTCGAGAAGAAAGGCACCAAGGTTGCCGTGTTCGAAGGCGTCAACGCCGGCGACAAAGACTTCTCGGCGATCATCGCCAAACTTAAACAAGCCAACGTCGACTTCGTTTACTACGGCGGCTACCACCCGGAGCTGGGTCTGATCCTGCGTCAAGCCCAGGAAAAAGGCCTGAAAGCCAAGTTCATGGGTCCGGAAGGCGTGGGTAACGACTCGATCACCCAGATCGCCAAAGACGCAGCCGAAGGCCTGCTGGTGACCCTGCCGAAATCCTTCGACCAGGATCCAGCCAACATCGCCCTGGCCGATGCATTCAAGGCGAAGAAAGAAGATCCGAGCGGTCCGTTCGTGTTCCCGTCCTACTCGGCGGTTGAAGTGATTGCCGAAGGCATCAAGGCAGCCAAGTCCGAAGACGCGACCAAAGTGGCTGAAGCCATTCACGCCGGTACCTTCAAGACCCCGACTGGCGACCTGAGCTTCGACGCCAAGGGCGACCTGAAAGACTTCAAATTCGTGGTTTACGAGTGGCACAACGGCAAACCTAAAACTGAAGTTTCGCCTCAGTAA
- the livH gene encoding high-affinity branched-chain amino acid ABC transporter permease LivH, with translation MPDIYHFFQQLVNGLNVGSMYALIAIGYTMVYGIIGMINFAHGEVYMIGSYVAFIAIAGLTMMGLDSVPLLMTAAFIASIVVTSSYGYSIERIAYRPLRGSNRLIPLISAIGMSIFLQNTVLLAQDSKDKAIPNLIPGNIAFGPGGAQEVLISYMQIVVFVVTLIAMLGLTLFISRSRLGRACRACAEDIKMANLLGINTNNIIALTFVIGAALAAVAAVLLSMQYGVINPNAGFLVGLKAFTAAVLGGIGSIPGAMLGGLVLGVAEAFGADIFGDQYKDVVAFGLLVLVLLFRPTGILGRPEVEKV, from the coding sequence ATGCCTGACATCTATCACTTCTTCCAACAGCTGGTTAACGGCCTGAACGTTGGCAGCATGTATGCCTTGATCGCCATCGGCTACACGATGGTCTACGGCATCATTGGAATGATCAACTTCGCCCACGGCGAGGTGTACATGATCGGCTCTTACGTGGCGTTCATCGCCATCGCCGGGTTGACCATGATGGGACTCGACAGTGTCCCGCTGTTGATGACGGCGGCGTTCATCGCCAGCATCGTCGTCACCAGTTCCTACGGTTACAGCATCGAACGCATTGCCTACCGCCCCCTGCGCGGCAGCAACCGTCTGATCCCGCTGATTTCCGCGATCGGTATGTCGATCTTCCTGCAGAACACGGTTCTGCTGGCGCAAGACTCCAAGGACAAAGCTATCCCCAACCTGATTCCGGGCAACATTGCCTTCGGCCCAGGTGGCGCACAAGAAGTGCTGATTTCCTACATGCAAATCGTGGTGTTCGTGGTGACCCTGATCGCCATGCTCGGCCTGACGCTGTTCATCTCCCGCTCTCGCCTGGGTCGCGCCTGCCGCGCCTGCGCCGAAGACATCAAGATGGCCAACCTGCTCGGCATCAACACCAACAACATCATCGCCCTGACCTTCGTCATTGGTGCCGCGCTGGCAGCCGTTGCCGCTGTGCTGCTGAGCATGCAATACGGGGTGATCAACCCGAACGCCGGTTTCCTCGTCGGCCTCAAAGCCTTCACCGCAGCGGTACTTGGCGGTATCGGCAGCATCCCCGGCGCCATGCTCGGCGGGCTGGTGCTTGGGGTGGCGGAAGCCTTTGGTGCCGATATCTTCGGCGACCAGTACAAGGATGTCGTGGCTTTCGGCTTGTTGGTTCTGGTGCTGTTGTTCCGTCCGACCGGCATTCTGGGCCGTCCGGAGGTTGAGAAAGTATGA